The Lasioglossum baleicum chromosome 12, iyLasBale1, whole genome shotgun sequence genome includes a region encoding these proteins:
- the LOC143214552 gene encoding putative multidrug resistance-associated protein lethal(2)03659 isoform X3 codes for MLFVPLQGYLGKKSSILRLKTAIRTDERVRLTNEIISGIQAIKMYTWEKPFSALVEKARKKEINVVRLTSMIRGVTMSFIMFTTRMSLFITILAYVLYPHKITAEKVFMLTAYYNILRQTMTVFFPQGITQIAEAMVSIKRLEKFMMYDEVEPHDDAQKSNNVDSSTEKTKSDLNGITKEGNNTTDRTEKTNMNDGDSCMILKNVSARWIAHEEEDTLKNININLSRGELLAVVGQVGSGKSSLLNVILKELPVNSGTAQINGKIAYASQEPWLFAGSVRQNILFGKKMDSFRYDRVVKVCQLKRDFSLLPYGDKTIVGERGISLSGGQRARINLARAVYAQADLYLFDDPLSAVDAHVGKHMFEECIERYLRGTTRVLVTHQLQYLRNVDRIIVLKDGHIQAEGSYDELTRMGIDFGRLAENQAADEEERKLSSAPPSRSNSRNASITSLSSYMSTGTEKLDPVEVEETRSKGKVSGAVYSGYLQAGGHWCVVLIVFLLCLLSQLAASGGDYFISQWVNMEEKYVEENSDGTLTDKFEDPNTRSIYIYVYSALTVLTIVVTLVRSFTFFSTCMNASVKLHDRMFRSISRATMRFFNTNTSGRVLNRFSKDMGAIDELLPSAMIDCIQIGLSLLGIIVVVAMANPWLLIPTVLIGIIFYYLRVFYLATSRSVKRLEGVTRSPVFGHLNATLQGLPTIRAFEAGEILTKEFDNHQDLHSSAWYIFIATSRAFGFWLDLFCVLYIVLVTYSFLVLEETLGATLGGNVGLAITQSIGLTGMFQWGMRQSTELENQMTSVERVLEYSKVEKEPPLESTPDKKPKDSWPEEAKIEFKDLSLRYDPAEPPVLKNLNFVVYPQEKIGIVGRTGAGKSSLIAALFRLSNLEGVIEIDGVKTNEIGLHDLRGTISIIPQEPFLFSGTLRRNLDPFDTYNDDVLWQALDEVELKEMGLEAHINEGGSNLSVGQRQLVCLARAIVKNNPILVLDEATANVDPRTDELIQLTIRRKFAQCTVLTIAHRLNTVMDSDRILVMDAGNAVEFDAPYLLLQKGTGFLQSMVNETGPAMAEALKEVARVSYQNRTSTAL; via the exons ATGTTGTTCGTACCGTTGCAAG GTTATTTGGGTAAAAAGTCTTCGATCCTGAGACTGAAGACTGCCATAAGGACGGACGAGAGGGTTAGATTGACCAACGAGATCATCAGCGGTATCCAAGCGATCAAAATGTACACCTGGGAGAAGCCTTTCAGCGCTCTGGTCGAGAAAGCAAGAAA AAAAGAGATCAACGTTGTCCGACTCACGTCGATGATCAGGGGTGTCACCATGTCTTTCATCATGTTCACCACCAGGATGTCGCTCTTCATTACTATACTCGCTTACGTGCTATACCCTCACAAAATAACTGCCGAGAAAGTGTTCATGTTGACCGCCTACTATAATATTTTACGTCAGACGATGACCGTCTTCTTCCCGCAAG GTATAACGCAAATAGCGGAGGCGATGGTCTCCATAAAGCGTCTAGAGAAGTTCATGATGTACGACGAGGTCGAGCCCCACGATGACGCGCAGAAGAGCAACAATGTAGATTCGAGCACCGAGAAGACTAAAAGCGACTTGAACGGTATAACGAAAGAAGGGAATAACACGACGGACAGGACAGAAAAGACTAACATGAACGACGGAGACTCTTGCATGATTCTGAAGAATGTCAGCGCCAGGTGGATAGCCCACGAGGAGGAAGACACGTTGAAGAACATCAACATCAACTTGAGCCGGGGCGAGTTGCTCGCCGTGGTCGGCCAAGTCGGTTCCGGTAAAAGTAGTTTGCTCAACGTCATATTGAAGGAGCTACCTGTGAACAGTGGCACCGCACAA ATAAACGGCAAGATAGCGTACGCCAGTCAAGAACCGTGGCTGTTTGCCGGTTCTGTCAGACAGAATATTCTATTTGGCAAGAAGATGGATTCGTTCCGATACGATCGTGTGGTCAAGGTCTGCCAATTGAAGAGAGATTTCAGCCTGCTGCCATATGGCGATAAAACCATTGTTGGCGAAAGGGGTATCAGTCTGTCTGGCGGACAGCGTGCTAG AATCAACCTGGCCAGAGCGGTGTACGCGCAGGCTGATCTGTACTTGTTCGATGATCCGTTGAGCGCTGTCGATGCCCACGTGGGCAAGCACATGTTTGAGGAGTGCATCGAAAGATACCTGAGGGGAACTACCAGAGTACTCGTCACGCATCAGCTGCAATACCTGCGGAACGTCGACAGGATCATCGTGTTGAAGGACGGCCACATTCAAGCGGAGGG CTCTTACGATGAGTTGACCAGAATGGGAATAGACTTCGGAAGGTTGGCGGAGAACCAAGCTGCCGACGAAGAGGAACGAAAGCTATCGTCCGCTCCACCTAGCAGAAGCAACTCGAGGAACGCCAGTATTACATCATTAAGTTCATACATGAGTACCGGCACCGAGAAACTGGATCCTGTTGAG GTGGAAGAGACGCGTTCGAAGGGAAAAGTTTCCGGCGCTGTTTACTCCGGGTATCTGCAGGCAGGTGGACACTGGTGCGTCGTGTTAATAGTATTCCTTTTGTGCTTGCTGTCGCAGTTAGCTGCGAGCGGCGGCGACTACTTCATCTCACAGTGGGTCAACATGGAAGAAAAATAC GTAGAAGAAAACAGCGACGGCACATTAACGGATAAGTTCGAAGATCCCAACACTCGCAGCATTTATATATACGTGTACAGTGCTCTGACTGTCCTAACGATAGTAGTCACTCTGGTCCGTTCATTCACATTCTTCTCGACATGTATGAACGCGTCTGTCAAGCTGCACGACCGGATGTTCCGCAGCATCAGTCGCGCGACGATGCGTTTCTTCAACACGAACACGTCCGGTCGTGTTCTGAACCGATTTTCGAAGGACATGGGTGCCATAGACGAGTTGTTACCGTCCGCGATGATCGATTGCATACAAATTGGTCTGAGTCTTCTTGGTATCATAGTGGTGGTAGCTATGGCCAACCCGTGGCTATTGATACCCACGGTACTCATAGGAATTATTTTCTACTATCTTCGAGTCTTCTATCTGGCGACCAGTCGAAGCGTCAAACGACTTGAAGGAGTCA CTCGATCACCGGTCTTCGGACACCTGAACGCGACTCTCCAAGGACTTCCAACAATTCGCGCGTTCGAGGCTGGTGAAATCTTGACGAAAGAGTTCGACAATCATCAAGACTTGCACTCGTCCGCTTGGTACATATTCATAGCGACCTCGAGAGCTTTCGGCTTCTGGTTGGACCTCTTCTGCGTTCTCTACATCGTCTTGGTTACGTACAGCTTCTTAGTCTTAGAAGAAACCCTTGGCGCGACACTCGGAGGCAACGTCGGCTTGGCCATCACGCAAAGTATCGGGTTGACCGGCATGTTCCAGTGGGGTATGCGACAGAGTACCGAGCTGGAGAACCAGATGACATCGGTTGAGAGGGTGTTGGAGTACAG CAAAGTGGAGAAGGAACCACCGTTGGAAAGTACACCCGACAAGAAACCGAAAGACTCCTGGCCAGAGGAGGCCAAGATCGAGTTCAAGGATCTGTCGCTGAGGTACGATCCCGCGGAGCCTCCAGTGCTGAAGAACTTGAACTTCGTCGTCTATCCTCAAGAGAAGATAGGCATCGTTGGTAGAACGGGCGCTGGAAAATCATCCTTGATCGCGGCTTTGTTCCGGCTGTCGAATCTGGAAGGCGTGATCGAAATAGATGGGGTGAAGACCAATGAGATCGGCCTCCACGACTTGCGTGGCACGATCAGTATCATACCTCAAGAGCCGTTCCTCTTCTCGGGCACACTGCGAAGGAACTTGGACCCATTCGACACCTACAACGACGATGTGCTCTGGCAAGCGTTGGACGAGGTCGAGCTGAAGGAGATGGGTCTGGAGGCCCACATCAACGAAGGCGGCTCTAATCTCAGTGTGGGACAACGCCAACTCGTGTGTCTCGCTCGAGCTATCGTTAAAAACAACCCGATCCTCGTTCTCGACGAGGCTACAGCGAACGTGGATCCTCGCACCGACGAGCTGATCCAGCTGACGATCCGCAGGAAGTTCGCCCAGTGTACCGTGCTGACTATCGCCCACAGGCTTAACACCGTCATGGACAGCGACAGGATCTTGGTGATGGATGCCGGTAACGCAGTG GAATTTGACGCTCCATACCTGTTGCTACAAAAGGGCACCGGGTTCCTGCAAAGCATGGTGAACGAGACAGGTCCAGCGATGGCGGAAGCTTTGAAGGAGGTTGCTCGTGTAAGCTACCAGAACCGCACGTCCACCGCCCTTTGA